One genomic region from Phycisphaeraceae bacterium encodes:
- the rsmD gene encoding 16S rRNA (guanine(966)-N(2))-methyltransferase RsmD — translation MRIISGRYKRRQLASPPGRSTTRPLPDRVRESMFGLLRGHFEDASVLDGFAGVGSFGLEAASRGASHVVMVERDKRVAEVLRQNVEMLGAGEFAQVVVGDALGPAALARCRVPVNIAFLDPPYEMVRDVAGWDRVRQQMTRIAGLMAADGFLIVRTPWPFLQKLPVEPNHPRGARGQRVEEVMEFASLEELERAEAKELDVVVGGADQTLVEGDLSIAGTIGPETHAYGSTAIHLYMRAGAKE, via the coding sequence ATGCGCATCATTTCGGGTCGGTACAAGCGTCGCCAGTTGGCGTCCCCTCCAGGCAGATCGACGACCCGTCCGTTGCCGGATCGGGTGCGGGAGTCGATGTTTGGTTTGCTGCGCGGGCATTTCGAGGATGCCAGTGTGCTCGATGGGTTTGCTGGGGTTGGGTCTTTCGGGCTCGAGGCTGCGAGTCGGGGCGCGTCGCATGTGGTGATGGTCGAGCGGGACAAGCGTGTGGCGGAGGTGCTGCGGCAGAACGTCGAGATGCTCGGGGCCGGAGAGTTTGCGCAGGTGGTTGTTGGTGATGCGCTGGGGCCGGCGGCGCTGGCGCGGTGTCGTGTGCCGGTGAACATTGCGTTTCTGGATCCGCCGTATGAGATGGTGCGTGATGTGGCAGGCTGGGACAGGGTGCGGCAGCAGATGACGCGGATTGCAGGCCTGATGGCTGCTGATGGGTTTTTGATCGTGCGGACGCCTTGGCCCTTCCTGCAGAAGTTGCCGGTTGAGCCGAATCATCCGCGAGGCGCGCGGGGGCAGCGCGTCGAGGAAGTGATGGAGTTTGCGAGCCTCGAAGAGCTCGAACGCGCAGAAGCCAAGGAACTCGACGTGGTAGTTGGCGGAGCGGACCAGACTCTGGTTGAAGGCGATCTCTCGATCGCGGGGACGATCGGGCCGGAGACGCACGCGTATGGCTCGACCGCGATCCATTTGTATATGCGCGCCGGAGCCAAGGAATGA